The genomic interval AttgttcattctttctcttaGAGCAGGTGTATGGAATAAAACTCTCTTTTCATGCTTTCAGTGGACACTGGTGAGCCAGTGCTTATGATGTTATGTCTTCTCTCAGTACCCCAGGCACCCTACCTGTAAGTGAGGAGAAAGCCCTTTCTCAGTTAACACATAGGCTGGGTTCAAAGATGTGTGCCCCACACCTGCCCTCATGAAGAGGGTGATTAGGCATCAACTGAGCTGTTTTCTGAGGCTTTGACCATTTCTAGACTCATGCGATAGAGAATAGTCAACCTACTAAAAAGTAGCTTTTCTCATTGGAAACGCTGTTCCTGGattttctaactttatttcttCTCACTGGCCAGGTTACCCTTTCCCTACTGCTCCTCCTGTGGATCCATTTGCCAAAATCAAAGTGGATGACTGTGGAAAGACTAAGGGCTGCTTTAGGTTGGTAGATCTGTGAGTTGGAGAACTTTAAAGCTAAGACTTTGATTTGCTTCTCAAGGTAGTATTTAAATTGCATGCAGTTCACTCTCACCAGGGGCCCACACCCCTTATAACTTCAGCACGAATGTAACCTATTTCCAGAGGCCAGCCCAGGTTGCAGCCTTAAAGGCCTTGAGCTGTCTCACGCCCCTTGGCCCTAGAACTTACTTCTCTGGTTCGTTTATGACTTCATTTATGACTGTATGCCATTGACTTGGGGGTCTAACCAGTTGGTTGTATGAAGAAGAATTACATGACAGAATTTGTCTCTGTTCATTCAGTACGGGTGTGGGCAGGACAGGCAATAATATTGGCTTGGCCCAAatattcatttgggttttccataacatcttacggaaaaaaaaacccaaacgaacATTTGGGGCAACCCAACAGATATGTCTAAGACccaattcctttttaaaacaatagTCATGACTGTGGATAGCTATATGATCCTAGCTAGTCAGTACGCACTGATTCTAGTGTCCAGCTAGTTATTTCAGATCTAGTGCCTGATTATTAGTAGTATTCTATCTGGATGTGATAGACTGGAGCTAGAAAACAGTTAGACAGTGACTTTCCATCTAGACAGCTCTGCTTTGTTTGAGAAAGCCTCCTTTTCTTTGAGTCCTTTATTTCCAAAAACAAATTGTCCTAGAGTAAAGATTTTGATTGCCATTGCaatgaatgtgttttttttttttttttttggtttgggacTCAAAGTCCAAGGACTAAAAACTGAATACAGGGGTTTTGAGTTTTTGGATTGCAAGAGTATTtctaaggaattttaaaaaatctagtgaTACTATTGTTATTGAGGAAGATAGCCAACAATGAATAATTCTGGTGATTAGGGGATATTTTTGAGAAGAAAAGGAGTTTTAGTGCCCTGCTGGCTTCAGGGAGACTTGCTTTCTGGCCCACTCACTTAGCTTTGCTCACTCGTTGCAGCTTTTTCACTCCGGTTCCTGTGGTCTTGAGCTTACACCCCTTGCCAGCTACTCAGGGTACCTGCCTGCAAAACTGCATGttccctgtctccctcctccatcAGTACTTAGCAGCCTTGCATCCTATACCTTTAGATACCTTTTATCTGAGCTTAGATTATCCCATCCATTGCTGCAGTTTTCAGTCATTTCTGAAAGGCAGTATTCCTAAAACTAGGGCTTGCTGGTCCTCAAAGGATCCACAAGTTCTctgtaagaaaatttaaattcatgTTTTCATTGCAACGATGCTCCTTAAACGGATTAACGAATGCATAATCTGATTATCTGGATAAACATCTTACTTTAGTGTCTGAATTTTATTAGTCCCAAGCAGCTCAATAGAGCAAAGGCagattttttaagtaaatgatgCATTCGCATCCAGTGAATATAAGTAAATGAGGCATTCGTTTGGTGCCCTGTATGTATAAGGGTTTTGGAGCAGTTCAAACAGATAAAAGTAGAGGAGAATGGAGTCGTGACTCGTAATAAGACACAGGCTCAAAATAAAGACCCTGCAGAGTTGAATCAGACATACCATGGAGGGGGGGGCGGTAAGCAGGAAGTCAGTTTCAGCCAATGACATCATTTTCCCCTGAATGCTATGAATTTAAAAGGTCCTGGTTTTGTAGTTTAATCTGTATTCAGTTTGTCCATTTTTGTTAATTGAAAAtttgtaaatgaaaagaaatggcaatctaaattatttacattattaaCTCAGGATTTTTTTGTTCTCTAAAAGGAGTCAGAAATAATTTGGTAATTGTGAATATTTGAGAAACTCTAATAAGATGTCGAGAACCCTGGCTAGGACTTGAGGCCCGTGCCACAGCTTGATTCACTCAGCAAGTCCCTTCTCATCTCTGGACCTTGTTTGTACATAGATAAAGAGGAGCAGATCATCTTTGCAGTCTCTGCTGGATGAAATTGTGATTTTGAGATCCCAGGGAGCAGAGATCTGATTCATATTGCTTAGCATTCTGCCTGACACAGAGATGCTCTCTTAATGTGTTTTGAAGACGTAGAGGCGGAAGCAGTAATACCTGTTTCGGTATACCCTATAGATACGGCAAACCGGGCTGTAATGCAGAAACCTGTGACTACTTCCTTAGCTACCGGATGATAGGGGCTGATGTGGAATTTGAGCTGAGTGCAGACACCGATGGTTGGGTTGCAGTTGGATTCTCTTCAGACAAGAAAATGGTAAGACACAAATCGTGGTGGAAGGTGATTTTTCTCTTCAGTCTGCTGTACCACTTTAGATTTTAGAGAACGAGTGTGGTTATGTTTCCCTAAGCACCCGTGCCACTTTTAAATGGGAGAAGCCAATTCCTggtatttgattttctttatccAAGCAAGTAAATTGATCACAGCATGATAGCCATTATACTAGTTATGTCTCTCCgattacaagttaaaaaaaaataattcaagttattttaaatggagaaggaagggTTGGTTATGAGAGTATAGGGTATCTCCTGGTACTTGTATTCATTAGTTAATTCCACAGTCATGCTGCAAGAGAGCCCCACCAAACCACATGGCTGATAACAGTCAGCATTGATTTGTTGCTCACATGTGTATGGATTGGCTGGGACTCGGTTGCTTTTGGCTCCAGTCCATGGCTTGGATTCAGGTACTGTCTAATCATTCTGGAACCAGTGGCTCCCAAGGCATGTTTTTTTCATGGCAGAGGTAGAAACACAAGAGTCATCCAAGCTGATTTCAAACCTGTGTTCACATCACATCTGCTGGTAATACTCCATTGCCCAGAGTAAGTCGCCCAGCCTAACCCAGAATGAAGGGGCAGAGAAGTATCCTTCCCAACCAAGAGGCCTTGTGAAGGTGTAGATATATAATACGACAACAGGGGAGTGAAGAATTGGGCCCAACAATTTAATATTCCACATCATACCTTGTCAAGAATGCATCTGGCCCTCAGAAAGGACTGTGGACAGGAACAGGCAGGAACCCAGGTTGCTGTCCATTGCttatctctgcttctctctgtgcctctgccGCATTCTGCCCTCTTTCTTCCAGAGCCTCGTCATTTGCCATGCATTGTGCCAAGGTGCTTCCCAGACAGCCACACTTTCTTAGGCCATTGAACCTTTGCATGTGCGGCTGCTTTTTGGATAAGATGCTTCTCTTCATCTGGTCTGTTTTGAGGCTCTTAGAATGAGATGGGGGCAGCAAGAGTGGTGGGAAGGGCCCAGGTTTCAGGTATGTTTTGAAGGTAATACTGACAGGCTTTTGCCAGTGGATTGGACCTGGGTTATAGGTGGGTCATAAGAAGAGATTTGGGGATCAGGCTAAGCAATGAAAACTCCATTGAGTTTGGTTTTGGAGAGGTCGCTAGAAGAATGAGCTTCTCATTCCAGGCGGCAAAACAATGGGTCCACCTGGTAAGACTGCATGGATACTAGTCTACATCATTTGTCTCCTACTTCAGGGTCAACGGGAGAAAGAGTGGTTGTGTGCCATCCAACAGGCTGGCTTGCAGTGCAACTGACCATTTCTTGTCCAGGAATGGATTTGCACCCATGGTGCACTCACCCTTACCATtagagggctcagaggagggaggTTGAGTAAGAAGCATCCAAATTTCATGTTTGACATTTTGCTATCTAAAGGCCTTCAAAATCtaggtttctttttctcttcctattaCTCTAAGAAgtacagatttaaaaattttcaaaacctGATGCACAGGAAAAGCAAAATGGAACCTCTTTGTAATAGTCattgactatttttttttggaaataatgAATTGCTGATTTCTTTATTAGATTTTATTCTTTAGAGAGGTTTTAGGTTCAGCAAAACTGAAGAAGGTACAGAAAATTTCCATATACCCTGTCCCCACACATGCAGAGCCTCCCTCATTATCAGCATTCTCCACAGAGGGGTACATTTCTTATAGCTGATAAACACCTttaactttttagttttttttttttttttaatgttaatccTATAGACAAGTTGCAGGAATAGGACCGTTGTCATTGTTGTccggtcactcagtcacgtccaactctttgcgactctgtggactgccacatgccagtCTTCCGTCCTTTGCCacctcctggagtctgctcaaattcatgtccattgagtcggtgatgctgtccaaccatctcagtctctgttgcccccttctccttccactctcaatctttcccagcatcagggtcttttccaatgagttggctctttgcatcaggtggctaaagtattggagtttcagctgcagtcattccaatgaatattcaggactgatttcctttaggattgactggtttgatctctttgctatccaagggactctcaggagtcttctctggcaccacagtttgaaagcatcagttcttcagtgctcaaccttctttgtggcccaactcgcacatctgtacatgaccactggaaaaaccatggctttgactagacggacctttgttggcaaattaacatctctgctttttaattcactgtctaggtttgtcatagcttttcttccaaggagtaagcgtcttttaatttcatggctgcagtcaccttctgcagtgattttagagcccaggaagataaagtctgtcactgtttccattttttccccatctatttgccatgaagtgatgggactggatgccatgatcttcattttttgaaagtttagttttaagccagctttttcactctcatctttcaccttcatcaagaggctttttagttcctcttttctttctgccataagggtggagtcatctgcatatgtgaggttacagatatttctcctggaagtcttgattcccacttgagctttatccaacccagcattttgcatgatatattctgcatttaagttaaataagaagggtgacaatatacagtcttgacgcactcattttccaattttgaaccagttcatttcttccatgtcctattctaactattgcttcttgacctgcatacagatttctcaggaggcagggaatgtggtctggtattcccagctcttgaagaattttccacagtttgttgtgatccacacaaagactttagcatagtcaatgaagcagaagtagatgtttttctggaattctcttgctttctttatgatccaacagatgctggcaatagGACCATGaactcctatatatatatagatgtttcacctgttgttcagttgctaagttgtgtccaactctttgggacactatgccaggcttccctgtccttcactatctcccagagtttgctcaaactcatgtccattgagttggtgatgcagccatctcatcctctgtcatccccttctcctcctgccctcaatctttcccagcatcagggtcttttccaatgagtcgtctcatAAACTCCTATATATATGTTTCACCAAATGGTaactttttattgtggtaaaacataTACAACCTAAAActtactattttaaccattttagtgtgctgcgattcatggggttgcaaagagtcagacatgactgagcgactgaactgaactgaactgaaagtatacagttcagtggcattaactaCATTCATGGTGTGGAACCACCACCAGCTGGTTCCAGAACATTCTCACAAACAGTAATGTTTGCCGTACGTGCTTTATCTCTCTCTGCTGTTGCTGCAACTGCTGCTACTACTCTGACTTCTACTacttatgatttttattattttctacaaaCTTGAGAGGTTAAATTGAAGGTATCATGACCCTTTAACTCTAAATATTTAAGCAGGTATTTCCTAAGATCAaggatattctttttcattatataatttattaaattcagGAAGTTTAACATAGATACCGTAGTATTATCAGATACACTGTCCACTATCAAAAGTTGCCCTTTGCCGCAATGCTATGctttatagaaaattttattttatgatgcaGGGTTCTGTCTAGAACACCATTAGTTGTCATGTATTGACATGACAATATCTTTAGTCTTCTTCTTGATTTTGAAACAGttttttagctttttcttttttggtctttcATGATATTGACCCTTTTGAAGGTTACAGGCCACTTTTTTTGTAGAATGACCTTCAATTTGGATTTAATTGTTTGCTCATGATTAGGTTAAGTGTCTGTGTTTTCAGCAGGACTACTAGAGAGCTGGTGATGTAATCTTCCCTAAGTGGCACATGAGGAGATACTCAGTGTCAGATATGGTGGTGCAAACTCTGGTCACTCGATTAAAGCTTTTTAATggcatttaaaacaatttttgggGTGGGACTTCCAATTACAGAGGTCACGGAATGTATGTTTTGGAGTGAAATTTCTTTCTAGCAGAAGAGTTTGCCTGAGATGCACCTTTAACTTTTCTTCTCCGTCATCTTTTGTGTTAGGGTGGTGATGATGTCATGGCCTGCGTCCACGACGACAATGGCAGGGTCCGCATACAGCACTTCTATAATGTAGGCCAGTGGGCGAAGGAGATTCAGAGAAACCCTGCCAGAGATGAAGAAGGAGTTTTTGAGAACAATCGGGTCACCTGCAGATTTAAACGGCCTGTAAATGTTCCCAGAGATGAAACGATTGTCGATCTGCATTTGAGTTGGTATTACCTGTTTGCTTGGGGTCCAGCCATTCAGGGTAAGCTTACATTTTGGGATCTGGATTAAACACCAGACACTGCTGTGCTTGAGTCATTATTGACTGGGAGTCATTATTTACAAGAAAGTGATGAGCACTTTGTATAACATAGAAAAAGGAGACAGGATCCTGCCTTCAGAATATAGTAATGGACTTACTATACACATGAACACAGAATGGGACAATTATACACATGCATAGTTAGAGTGAGATATACAAGATAATATATGATGAGCTGTGGCTTGATGAAACAGATCATATGTCTGCTGTATATGGTGTATGGACTCTAATTCTCACAATGGTCTTTTACTTCTCACCATGTCCTCCAGAATTGTAGgaattatcatcttcattttagagAGCTTAAGGAATCTGCtcaggggattcccaggtggcactagtggtaaagaatccacctgccaatgcaggagactcgagagactcgcattcgatccctgggtcaggaagatcccctagagaaggaaatggctacccactccactattcttgcctagaaaattccatggacagaggagcctggtggactatagttcatggggtcacaaagagttggatacgactgagtgactgacactttcactttttttttttttcccatccattGCCTAATaggatctttttctttccttcaaattgTTGCCATTGATTGATTGGAAATTTCATGCCTTTCTTTGCCTGTTTCTAGTTGGGAAAACATCTGGATGCCTCCAGATTTACGACCCcttttccatttgcttatttcCCAGGTTACTAACAATGAATCTGCAATTATATTTTTGATTACTCTTAGTACCCTGGGAAATAAACTATGTCTTAGGCTGGAGAAATGAACTCATTTTAAATGATGGGGTTTGGAATCTAAAAAGCTGAGTTTGAGTGTTGATTCTGCCCCTTGGTAGCTGTATCTAGCCTTTATCTAAATTCTGagttctaatttctttttatctACAATGAGGATAATAATGATATTGAATTCATAGCATTATTCTAAGGGTTAAATGAAAACAAGTATTTGACACCACTGGCAAGTGCTGTACCTCAGAAGGTCATCTTCTTACACATATGGCATCATGGCCCAGTATTCCAAGCCCTCCCCAATGCTGGAGACTTTGCCTGATAAGCACTCTCAGCATTCTGACATTGTTCTCAGTATCTCCAAACAGCACGGACACATTCCTACCTTACAGAGAGGCTTGTGCTTTTCCTATCTTGTGAACACTATTCTAACGCCTCT from Bos mutus isolate GX-2022 chromosome 8, NWIPB_WYAK_1.1, whole genome shotgun sequence carries:
- the FRRS1L gene encoding DOMON domain-containing protein FRRS1L isoform X1; the protein is MARSRRSWVQLLLLLLAGPAACAASPADDGAGPGGRGPRGRARGDSSADEAVPRHDSSYGTFAGEFYDLRYLSEEGYPFPTAPPVDPFAKIKVDDCGKTKGCFRYGKPGCNAETCDYFLSYRMIGADVEFELSADTDGWVAVGFSSDKKMGGDDVMACVHDDNGRVRIQHFYNVGQWAKEIQRNPARDEEGVFENNRVTCRFKRPVNVPRDETIVDLHLSWYYLFAWGPAIQDRMS
- the FRRS1L gene encoding DOMON domain-containing protein FRRS1L isoform X2; its protein translation is MARSRRSWVQLLLLLLAGPAACAASPADDGAGPGGRGPRGRARGDSSADEAVPRHDSSYGTFAGEFYDLRYLSEEGYPFPTAPPVDPFAKIKVDDCGKTKGCFRYGKPGCNAETCDYFLSYRMIGADVEFELSADTDGWVAVGFSSDKKMGGDDVMACVHDDNGRVRIQHFYNVGQWAKEIQRNPARDEEGVFENNRVTCRFKRPVNVPRDETIVDLHLSWYYLFAWGPAIQGK